One window from the genome of Prinia subflava isolate CZ2003 ecotype Zambia chromosome 2, Cam_Psub_1.2, whole genome shotgun sequence encodes:
- the CNPY3 gene encoding protein canopy homolog 3 isoform X1 — translation MIQRPGRGPGVPLGAVSGIQRPGRGPGVPLGAVSGIQRPGRGPGVPLGAVSGIQRPGRGPGVPLGAVSGIQSRAGPRRVGRAPRGPRPRARPPHVGARRDRPGAGPRGPRAAGIGRRGLVTRVSRASGIGPRGGVAMVTGRGGAGARPGSGVMAAAAGAALLMLLMAAALARGDDSDWVRLPSKCEVCKYVAVELKSAFEETGKTKEVIDTKYGFLDGKGSAVKYTQSDIRLIEVTENICKRLLDYNLHKERSGSNRFAKGMSETFETLHNLVHKGVKVVMDIPYELWNETSAEVADLKKQCDVLVEEYEDVIEDWYRHHQTEDLSQFLCANHVLKGKDTSCLAEKWTGKKGDLASVGEKQSKKKSGKKKKKGQKDEREGAASLPDAGEALEGVQEQAPLTHSPADEL, via the exons ATGATCCAGAGGCCGGGCAGGGGCCCCGGGGTACCTCTGGGGGCAGTGTCCGGGATCCAGAGGCCGGGCAGGGGCCCCGGGGTACCTCTGGGGGCAGTGTCCGGGATCCAGAGGCCGGGCAGGGGCCCCGGGGTACCTCTGGGGGCAGTGTCCGGGATCCAGAGGCCGGGCAGGGGCCCCGGGGTACCTCTGGGGGCAGTGTCCGGGATCCAGAGCAGGGCGGGGCCCCGGAGGGTCGGGCGCGCACCCCGGGGGCCGCGGCCGCGTGCGCGCCCTCCCCACGTGGGCGCCCGGCGGGACCGCCCGGGGGCGGGGCCACGGGGGCCGCGCGCCGCTGGGATTGGCCGGCGGGGATTGGTCACGCGGGTCTCGCGCGCCTCCGGCATTGGCCCGCGCGGCGGGGTCGCCATGGTAACCGGGCGTGGCGGGGCAGGAGCGCGCCCCGGAAGCGGTGtcatggcggcggcggcgggggcagcgTTGCTGATGCTGCTGATGGCGGCGGCGCTGGCGAGGGGCGACGACTCGGACTGGGTGCGACTGCCCAGCAAGTGCGAGG tGTGCAAGTACGTAGCCGTGGAGCTGAAATCCGCCTTCGAGGAGACGGGCAAGACCAAGGAGGTGATCGACACCAAGTACGGCTTCCTGGACGGGAAGGGCTCTGCTGTCAAGTACACACAGTC GGACATCCGGCTAATTGAGGTGACAGAGAACATCTGCAAGCGGCTCTTGGATTACAACCTGCACAAGGAGAGGAGCGGCAGCAACAGATTCGCAAAG GGCATGTCGGAGACGTTCGAGACCCTGCACAACCTGGTGCACAAGGGCGTCAAGGTGGTGATGGACATCCCCTACGAGCTGTGGAACGAGACCTCCGCCGAGGTGGCTGACCTCAAAAAGCAG TGCGATGTGCTGGTAGAGGAGTATGAAGATGTGATTGAAGATTGGTACAGGCATCACCAGACAGAGGATCTCTCCCAGTTTCTCTGTGCTAACCACGTGCTGAAAGGAAAGGACACAA gCTGCCTGGCAGAGAAGTGGACTGGCAAGAAGGGTGATTTGGCAAGCGTGGGGGAGAAGCAGAGCAAAAAGAAGAGcgggaagaagaagaaaaagggccAGAAGGATGAGCGCGAGGGAGCTGCCAGCCTTCCGGACGCAGGGGAGGCCCTGGAGGGGGTCCAGGAGCAGGCTCCGCtcacccacagcccagctgacGAGCTGTAG